The proteins below come from a single Drosophila kikkawai strain 14028-0561.14 chromosome 3R, DkikHiC1v2, whole genome shotgun sequence genomic window:
- the LOC108075553 gene encoding uncharacterized protein isoform X1: MKKSWVKYASMCLNILLLSCILLVLYVEPPEPTPVEIRPRKPPEIMSNINSKGLLVNTSQCKMPAMDPLSPTAQYFMKALPSYSCYLTQLLKPRTIRGRNFLYLALSKNKLWKYYGIRRVSEIFCVYTVLERIDDFNNRYVAQTVFGFTRLRKYQEIEPSNATLRVWCWRDRGRLLFLDVFIFLPEPIPPRKGEKVRLEHLKRLSVLILGIDSISHMHYRRYFSKTMNFVDKFPHTEMWGYNRVGENSYPNVLPLLSGQNDTILNGPTGCYGASNPKCFDRCYLLFDFFKAAGYVTMFGEDSALAGTFVYNLSGFQRQPTDFYLRPAMYEIDQETNYPAQGASYISCTAGRSYSQVLDDFKHRLLPHMEARSQDTGFFGFFWQSHGVHDYFWYAQVADVAYEAYLKELQRHQLFRNTFVLLMSDHGLRFGPFTDTFQGMREISLPTVIAIYPRWMVRRFPLAIKNLKTNAHRLMTTHDLHETLKDLANLENLNDEHIRSRTWQLRNDRNVSLFLPIPEERSCSSAEIPEHYCQCYNYVKIPFNLDIVQRAARFVVDSINELLVAYPKCQRLQLSHVEDAYKRDPKQTVTVRLVTEPGGGHYDATVHHDHNISTLQGRITRTDQYKEQSLCIEKSIIQQYCYCL, from the exons ATGAAGAAGTCTTGGGTAAAATATGCTTCAATGTGTCTCAACATCCTTCTACTGAGCTGTATTTTGCTTGTCCTGTATGTTGAACCACCTGAACCAACCCCCGTTGAAATCAGACCACGGAAACCACCGGAGATCATGTCGAATATAAATAGTAAGGGTCTTCTGGTAAACACCTCCCAATGTAAAATGCCTGCCATGGATCCCCTGTCGCCCACCGCACAGTACTTTATGAAGGCCTTGCCGTCTTATTCGTGCTACTTGACCCAACTATTAAAGCCCAGAACAATCAGAGGTAGAAACTTCCTGTACCTGGCCCTTAGCAAAAATAAGCTTTGGAAGTATTACGGAATTCGAAGAGTAAGCGAAATCTTTTGCGTTTACACCGTCTTGGAGAGGATCGATGACTTTAATAATCGATACGTGGCACAAACCGTTTTTGGTTTTACCAGGTTGCGCAAATATCAGGAGATCGAGCCAAGTAATGCAACACTGCGGGTCTGGTGCTGGCGAGACCGTGGTCGTCTACTCTTCCTTgatgtatttatattcctgCCAGAACCAATACCTCCAAGGAAAGGAGAAAAGGTGAGACTGGAACACTTGAAGCGTCTCTCTGTCTTGATTCTGGGCATCGATTCCATTTCCCACATGCACTACCGAAGATATTTTAG TAAAACAATGAACTTTGTGGACAAGTTTCCACACACGGAGATGTGGGGCTATAACCGTGTTGGTGAAAATTCTTACCCGAATGTTCTGCCACTGCTTAGCGGTCAAAATGATACTATACTGAATGGTCCTACCGGATGCTATGGTGCAAGCAACCCTAAATGCTTCGACCGGTGTTACCTTCTTTTTGACTTCTTTAAGGCAGCCGGATATGTCACTATGTTCGGCGAGGACTCAGCCTTAGCTGGCACCTTTGTATATAACCTAAGTGGCTTTCAACGCCAGCCAACTGACTTTTACCTGCGCCCCGCCATGTACGAGATCGACCAAGAAACTAACTACCCTGCTCAGGGTGCCAGCTACATTTCGTGCACGGCTGGTCGATCATATTCCCAAGTTCTGGACGACTTCAAGCACCGCCTTCTGCCGCATATGGAGGCACGGAGTCAAGACACTGGATTCTTTGGCTTCTTCTGGCAATCGCACGGCGTCCACGACTATTTTTGGTATGCCCAAGTCGCAGATGTGGCTTACGAAGCCTACCTAAAAGAACTGCAAAGACACCAACTTTTTAGGAACACTtttgtactgctcatgtccgATCATGGGCTGCGATTTGGTCCGTTCACTGATACGTTTCAGGGCATGAGGGAAATATCGCTGCCGACGGTGATCGCCATTTATCCGAGGTGGATGGTCAGGCGATTTCCACTGGCGATTAAAAATCTAAAGACCAACGCCCACCGACTGATGACCACGCACGACTTGCACGAGACACTGAAGGACTTGGCAAATTTGGAGAACCTAAATGACGAGCACATTCGCAGCCGGACTTGGCAACTAAGAAATGATCGTAATGTTTCCCTATTTCTACCAATTCCAGAAGAGCGTAGCTGCAGCTCTGCCGAAATTCCGGAGCACTACTGTCAGTGCTATAACTACGTGAAGATTCCATTCAATTTGGATATTGTTCAGCGTGCTGCAAGATTTGTCGTGGACAGCATCAACGAGCTGCTGGTTGCCTATCCCAAGTGCCAGCGATTGCAACTGAGCCATGTTGAGGATGCCTACAAGCGGGACCCCAAGCAGACTGTCACAGTAAGGCTGGTGACCGAACCAGGAGGAGGTCATTACGATGCCACGGTTCATCATGATCATAACATCAGTACACTTCAGGGCAGAATCACACGAACGGATCAATACAAGGAACAGTCCTTGTGCATCGAGAAATCAATAATCCAGCAATATTGCTACTGTTTGTAG
- the LOC108075553 gene encoding uncharacterized protein isoform X2 has translation MSNINSKGLLVNTSQCKMPAMDPLSPTAQYFMKALPSYSCYLTQLLKPRTIRGRNFLYLALSKNKLWKYYGIRRVSEIFCVYTVLERIDDFNNRYVAQTVFGFTRLRKYQEIEPSNATLRVWCWRDRGRLLFLDVFIFLPEPIPPRKGEKVRLEHLKRLSVLILGIDSISHMHYRRYFSKTMNFVDKFPHTEMWGYNRVGENSYPNVLPLLSGQNDTILNGPTGCYGASNPKCFDRCYLLFDFFKAAGYVTMFGEDSALAGTFVYNLSGFQRQPTDFYLRPAMYEIDQETNYPAQGASYISCTAGRSYSQVLDDFKHRLLPHMEARSQDTGFFGFFWQSHGVHDYFWYAQVADVAYEAYLKELQRHQLFRNTFVLLMSDHGLRFGPFTDTFQGMREISLPTVIAIYPRWMVRRFPLAIKNLKTNAHRLMTTHDLHETLKDLANLENLNDEHIRSRTWQLRNDRNVSLFLPIPEERSCSSAEIPEHYCQCYNYVKIPFNLDIVQRAARFVVDSINELLVAYPKCQRLQLSHVEDAYKRDPKQTVTVRLVTEPGGGHYDATVHHDHNISTLQGRITRTDQYKEQSLCIEKSIIQQYCYCL, from the exons ATGTCGAATATAAATAGTAAGGGTCTTCTGGTAAACACCTCCCAATGTAAAATGCCTGCCATGGATCCCCTGTCGCCCACCGCACAGTACTTTATGAAGGCCTTGCCGTCTTATTCGTGCTACTTGACCCAACTATTAAAGCCCAGAACAATCAGAGGTAGAAACTTCCTGTACCTGGCCCTTAGCAAAAATAAGCTTTGGAAGTATTACGGAATTCGAAGAGTAAGCGAAATCTTTTGCGTTTACACCGTCTTGGAGAGGATCGATGACTTTAATAATCGATACGTGGCACAAACCGTTTTTGGTTTTACCAGGTTGCGCAAATATCAGGAGATCGAGCCAAGTAATGCAACACTGCGGGTCTGGTGCTGGCGAGACCGTGGTCGTCTACTCTTCCTTgatgtatttatattcctgCCAGAACCAATACCTCCAAGGAAAGGAGAAAAGGTGAGACTGGAACACTTGAAGCGTCTCTCTGTCTTGATTCTGGGCATCGATTCCATTTCCCACATGCACTACCGAAGATATTTTAG TAAAACAATGAACTTTGTGGACAAGTTTCCACACACGGAGATGTGGGGCTATAACCGTGTTGGTGAAAATTCTTACCCGAATGTTCTGCCACTGCTTAGCGGTCAAAATGATACTATACTGAATGGTCCTACCGGATGCTATGGTGCAAGCAACCCTAAATGCTTCGACCGGTGTTACCTTCTTTTTGACTTCTTTAAGGCAGCCGGATATGTCACTATGTTCGGCGAGGACTCAGCCTTAGCTGGCACCTTTGTATATAACCTAAGTGGCTTTCAACGCCAGCCAACTGACTTTTACCTGCGCCCCGCCATGTACGAGATCGACCAAGAAACTAACTACCCTGCTCAGGGTGCCAGCTACATTTCGTGCACGGCTGGTCGATCATATTCCCAAGTTCTGGACGACTTCAAGCACCGCCTTCTGCCGCATATGGAGGCACGGAGTCAAGACACTGGATTCTTTGGCTTCTTCTGGCAATCGCACGGCGTCCACGACTATTTTTGGTATGCCCAAGTCGCAGATGTGGCTTACGAAGCCTACCTAAAAGAACTGCAAAGACACCAACTTTTTAGGAACACTtttgtactgctcatgtccgATCATGGGCTGCGATTTGGTCCGTTCACTGATACGTTTCAGGGCATGAGGGAAATATCGCTGCCGACGGTGATCGCCATTTATCCGAGGTGGATGGTCAGGCGATTTCCACTGGCGATTAAAAATCTAAAGACCAACGCCCACCGACTGATGACCACGCACGACTTGCACGAGACACTGAAGGACTTGGCAAATTTGGAGAACCTAAATGACGAGCACATTCGCAGCCGGACTTGGCAACTAAGAAATGATCGTAATGTTTCCCTATTTCTACCAATTCCAGAAGAGCGTAGCTGCAGCTCTGCCGAAATTCCGGAGCACTACTGTCAGTGCTATAACTACGTGAAGATTCCATTCAATTTGGATATTGTTCAGCGTGCTGCAAGATTTGTCGTGGACAGCATCAACGAGCTGCTGGTTGCCTATCCCAAGTGCCAGCGATTGCAACTGAGCCATGTTGAGGATGCCTACAAGCGGGACCCCAAGCAGACTGTCACAGTAAGGCTGGTGACCGAACCAGGAGGAGGTCATTACGATGCCACGGTTCATCATGATCATAACATCAGTACACTTCAGGGCAGAATCACACGAACGGATCAATACAAGGAACAGTCCTTGTGCATCGAGAAATCAATAATCCAGCAATATTGCTACTGTTTGTAG
- the LOC108075553 gene encoding uncharacterized protein isoform X3: MHYRRYFSKTMNFVDKFPHTEMWGYNRVGENSYPNVLPLLSGQNDTILNGPTGCYGASNPKCFDRCYLLFDFFKAAGYVTMFGEDSALAGTFVYNLSGFQRQPTDFYLRPAMYEIDQETNYPAQGASYISCTAGRSYSQVLDDFKHRLLPHMEARSQDTGFFGFFWQSHGVHDYFWYAQVADVAYEAYLKELQRHQLFRNTFVLLMSDHGLRFGPFTDTFQGMREISLPTVIAIYPRWMVRRFPLAIKNLKTNAHRLMTTHDLHETLKDLANLENLNDEHIRSRTWQLRNDRNVSLFLPIPEERSCSSAEIPEHYCQCYNYVKIPFNLDIVQRAARFVVDSINELLVAYPKCQRLQLSHVEDAYKRDPKQTVTVRLVTEPGGGHYDATVHHDHNISTLQGRITRTDQYKEQSLCIEKSIIQQYCYCL; encoded by the exons ATGCACTACCGAAGATATTTTAG TAAAACAATGAACTTTGTGGACAAGTTTCCACACACGGAGATGTGGGGCTATAACCGTGTTGGTGAAAATTCTTACCCGAATGTTCTGCCACTGCTTAGCGGTCAAAATGATACTATACTGAATGGTCCTACCGGATGCTATGGTGCAAGCAACCCTAAATGCTTCGACCGGTGTTACCTTCTTTTTGACTTCTTTAAGGCAGCCGGATATGTCACTATGTTCGGCGAGGACTCAGCCTTAGCTGGCACCTTTGTATATAACCTAAGTGGCTTTCAACGCCAGCCAACTGACTTTTACCTGCGCCCCGCCATGTACGAGATCGACCAAGAAACTAACTACCCTGCTCAGGGTGCCAGCTACATTTCGTGCACGGCTGGTCGATCATATTCCCAAGTTCTGGACGACTTCAAGCACCGCCTTCTGCCGCATATGGAGGCACGGAGTCAAGACACTGGATTCTTTGGCTTCTTCTGGCAATCGCACGGCGTCCACGACTATTTTTGGTATGCCCAAGTCGCAGATGTGGCTTACGAAGCCTACCTAAAAGAACTGCAAAGACACCAACTTTTTAGGAACACTtttgtactgctcatgtccgATCATGGGCTGCGATTTGGTCCGTTCACTGATACGTTTCAGGGCATGAGGGAAATATCGCTGCCGACGGTGATCGCCATTTATCCGAGGTGGATGGTCAGGCGATTTCCACTGGCGATTAAAAATCTAAAGACCAACGCCCACCGACTGATGACCACGCACGACTTGCACGAGACACTGAAGGACTTGGCAAATTTGGAGAACCTAAATGACGAGCACATTCGCAGCCGGACTTGGCAACTAAGAAATGATCGTAATGTTTCCCTATTTCTACCAATTCCAGAAGAGCGTAGCTGCAGCTCTGCCGAAATTCCGGAGCACTACTGTCAGTGCTATAACTACGTGAAGATTCCATTCAATTTGGATATTGTTCAGCGTGCTGCAAGATTTGTCGTGGACAGCATCAACGAGCTGCTGGTTGCCTATCCCAAGTGCCAGCGATTGCAACTGAGCCATGTTGAGGATGCCTACAAGCGGGACCCCAAGCAGACTGTCACAGTAAGGCTGGTGACCGAACCAGGAGGAGGTCATTACGATGCCACGGTTCATCATGATCATAACATCAGTACACTTCAGGGCAGAATCACACGAACGGATCAATACAAGGAACAGTCCTTGTGCATCGAGAAATCAATAATCCAGCAATATTGCTACTGTTTGTAG